In the genome of Pusillimonas sp. T7-7, the window CGACGCTACGCATAACTGCTGGGCCTACCGGATAGGCGACGAATATCGTTTTAACGACGATGGTGAACCGGGCGGCACGGCAGGGCGGCCCATGCTTCAGGCCATAGACGGCCAGCAGTGCGATCGGGTCGCCGTGTTGGTCGTGCGCTGGTTCGGTGGGGTCAAGCTGGGCCCGGGTGGCCTGATCCGGGCTTATGGCGGCGTGGCCGCCCAATGCCTGCGCCTGGCACAGAAGGTGGAATTGGTCGACGAAGCGCAGGTGGAATGCCGTTGCAGCTTTGCCGATATGGCCATTGTGCAATCTCGTCTGGCCGCGCATGGTGCGCGTGTGGCCAGGGAAACGTTTGACGCCGAGGGCGTAAGCTGGCTGTTGATCTTGCCGCGCGTCAATGAAACTGCCATGGCAGAGCAATTTACCAATCTGACGCGAGGCCAGGGGCAGTGGCGCCTGGCCGACAAAGACTCAGGCGACTGATTGCGGCCAGGGTTGCCGGATTATGGCAGCGCCGGCATTGAAAGGCCTGCAGGGCTTGTTAACAGACCCTAGCTGTCTTGCTCGCTACCGTTTTGCTGTGCTGCGATTTCGGCGTGCACTTTTTCCATATCCACTTCCTTGACCTGCTCGATCAGCTCTTGAAGCTGGGCGGGCGACAAGGCGCCGGCTTGCGAAAACAGCAGAACTTGTTCCCGGAACACCATCAGGGTAGGAATGGAGCGTATTTTCAAGCCGGCGGCCAGCTCCTGTTCTTCTTCGGTATTGACCTTGGCGAAGACGACATCTTCGTGCTGCTCGGACGCTTCTTCGAAAACGGGAGCAAAATTGCGGCAAGGCCCGCACCAAGGCGCCCAGAAATCCACAATCAGAGGCTTGCTATCCAGAATGGACGTCTGAAAGGTGTCTTTGTTCAAATCGATGGTGCTCATAGGAACCCCTAAATAAAAAGCGGCTTGGCAGCCGCTTGTTTTTCAATGATAGGTGAGGATCCAGTGTAACGCCTTTGGGGATGTTGTGCGACAACGTCCCGTTGTTGAAGTACGCTGCCCCGCATGGCTTTACTCGGGGAAGAATCCGTATTTGATGATGAACAGCACAGCCACCAGCAGGGTGGCCGCATGAATATCGCGGAACCTGCCGGTCACCGCCTTGAGTACGACGTAGCTAATGAAGCCAAAAGCCAGGCCATTGGCGATGGAGTAGGTAAATGGCATGACGATGGCGGTCAGGGCCGCCGGTGTGGCTTCGGTCATGTCGTCCCAGTCGATTTGGGTAATTTCACGCAGCATGAGGCCGGCCACATAAAGTAAGGCCGGGGCCGTGGCATAAGCGGGCACAGAGCCGGCCAGCGGCGCCAGGAACAGCGACAACAGGAACAATACGGCGACGGTCAAGGCCGTAAGCCCGGTACGCCCGCCGGCCTGTACGCCCGATGCGCTTTCGACGTAAGCGGTGGTGCTGCTGGTACCCAGGAACGAGCCCGCCACGATGGCCGAGCTGTCGGCCAGCAGGGCGCGACCCAGGCGGTTGGGTTTGCCGGGCTCGATCAAGCCCGCACGGCTTGCCACGCCTATCATGGTACCCGTCGCGTCGAAGACTTCGACCAACACCAGCACCAGAATCACATGAACAAAACCGGTATGCAATGCGCCCATGATGTCGAGCTGGAAGAAGGTCGGCGCCAGGCTGGGCGGGGCGGAAAAGATGCCGTTGAAGCCGCTTTGCCCGGTAAGCATGGACAGCACGGTAACCGCCAATATTCCGATCAGAATGGCGCCGCGGACTTTCAACGCGTCGAGTGCGGCAATAATGAAAAAACCCAATAGGGCAAGCAGAGCTGGTGGGGCGGTCAGGTCGCCCAGCGCCACCTTGGTCGCGGGGTGGGCCACCACGATGCCCGCATTGCCCAGCGCGATGATGGCCAGGAACAAACCGATACCGGCTGCGATGGCTGACCGCAGCGATCTGGGTATGCCCTGGATCAGCCAGGAGCGTACACCTGTGACTGTAATCAGTACAAAGATAATGCCTGAAATAAAGACTGCGCCCAAGGCCTGCTGCCAGCTATAGCCCAGGCTGCCGACGACAGTGAAGGCAAAAAAGGCATTCAAGCCCATACCGGGCGCCATGCCTATAGGCCAGTTGGCAACCAGAGACATAATTAATGTACCGATGGCGGCGGCCAGACAGGTGGCGACAAAGACAGCGCTTTTGTCCATGCCCGTGCTGGACAATATTTCCGGGTTTACGAAAATAATGTAGGACATGGTCAGGAAGGTGGTTACGCCCGCCAGAATCTCGGTGCGTACCGTTGTGCCATGTTCGCGCAGCTGAAAAAATCGTTCGAGCATGAGGTTTTCCAAGGGTTGGTATTGAATTACGGCAGGATCATGGGCGGCAGACGCCGTTGTTGCTGCGTTCTACGCCCAATGCGTCCACCGAGAATTCTAATTCCATTTGCCGTTCAAGCGTAAGCGCAAAGGGGTTGTAAACTATCGTCCATGATAATTATTGGCTTCGAAAGCTCTTGCGACGAAACCGGCGTCGCCCTGGCCTGTACCGAAAACGGGTTGCTGGCGCATGCCTTGCACAGCCAGATCGCCATGCACCGGGAATATGGCGGTGTCGTGCCTGAACTGGCTTCGCGCGACCATATCCGGCGCATTCTGCCGCTTACGCGGCAGGTGCTGGAACAAGCCGGCATGACCATGGCCGATATCGAGGCGGTGGCCTACACGGCCGGCCCGGGTTTGGCAGGGGCTTTGCTGGTGGGCGCCAGCGTGGCGCAGTCCTTTGCCTGGGCGCGCGGCCTGCCTGCCATACCCATTCACCACCTTGAAGGGCATTTGCTATCTCCCTTGCTGGCCGATCCGGCGCCCGACTTTCCTTTTGTCGCGCTGCTGGTGTCGGGGGGGCATACACAGTTGATGCGCGTTGACGGCGTAGGCGCTTACGAATTGCTGGGTGAAACCCTGGACGATGCTGCGGGTGAGGCTTTTGATAAAACCGCCAAACTCATGGGACTGGGCTACCCCGGTGGTCCGGCCTTGTCCAAGCTGGCTGAGCAGGGCGACGCATCGGCCTTTGATTTGCCCAGGCCCATGCTGCATAGCGGCGACCTGGATTTCAGCTTCAGCGGACTGAAGACAGCGGTATTGACCCGCTTGAAAGCCATGAAAAAAAAAGCGGGCGCTTTATCGGCGCAACAAAGGGCTGATCTGGCGGCATCGACCGAGGCGGCCATTGTTGATGTGCTGGCCAGAAAATCCATCAAGGCCATGAAACAAACCGGCTTGAAGCGCCTGGTGGTCGCTGGCGGGGTGGGCGCCAACAGGCATTTGCGTGCGCAGCTGCTGAAGGCCATGGAACGATTGAACGGGCAGGTGTTTTTCCCGCCTCTGGATTTATGCACCGATAATGGTGCAATGATTGCTTATGCGGGCGCCTTGCGTATCAAGGCTGGCCTGGCCGCGCTGGACGACAGCAGTCATGCGTTTACGGTCAAGCCGCGCTGGGACCTGCAGGATGTATGTGAGTCGACTGTCAGGGCTCCAGCGGAGGGTTAAATCAGTCGGCCAGCCGAGGCAGCTTGCCTGCCGGGCTATTTCTTGCCGCCTATGCGGCTTTCTTTGCCCATCATCAAGCGACTGATATTGGCGCTGTGCCTGAACAGCAGCACGACACTGATCGTGACGATGGCCAGTGCGATGGCCGTATCCAGACGCCAGGCCACATTGCCGCCCAGCAGGTAGTACAGCGGGGCGAAAATGGCCGACAGTATCGACGACAACGATGAGTAGCGTGTGACATAAGCCAGGATCAGCCAGGTGCCTGCGGTAGCCAGTGCCAGCCATGGATTAATGGCCAGCAGCACACCCAGCGCGGTTGCCACGCCTTTGCCCCCTTTGAATTTCAGGAAAATCGGAAACACATGGCCCAGGAAGGCGGCAATGGCGCAGCCGGCGACCAAAACCGAACCGATTCCGAAACGCTGGGCTACGTATGCGGCAATGAATACCGCAAGCCAGCCTTTGGCCGCGTCGCCCAGCAGGGTCAGTGCCGCCGCCGTCTTGTTGCCGGTACGCAACACGTTGGTGGCGCCCGGATTTTTGGACCCGAAGCTGCGGGGGTCGGCCAGGCCCATGATGCGGCTGACGACTACGGCAAACGAAACCGACCCCAGCAAGTACGCGCCTATCATCATGCCAATTATGATAAGAATAGAGGTGGCGGCTGTCATATGAGTTCGTAAGCTCCGAAAGGTTCTGCCGCGATTCTACCCAGTGTCGCCCAAAACACCAAAACGAGCAGGTACAATTCGCTACGTTCGGTTGATATTTATGGAAAGCAATGCACATACTGGTATCCAACGATGATGGCTATACAGCGCCAGGACTGGAAGCGTTGGTGCAGTCCCTGAAAGGGCTGGGCGATCTCACTGTAGTAGCACCCGAAACCAATTGCAGCGGGGCATCCAATTCATTGACGTTGAACCGGCCATTGTCGGTGCGCCAGGCCAACAACGGCTTTTATTATGTAAACGGCACGCCCTCTGATTGTGTGCATATCGCCCTGACCGGTTTGCTCGATTTTCGCCCGGACCTGGTAGTGTCAGGCATCAATAATGGCGCCAATATGGGTGAAGACACCTTGTACTCGGGCACCGTTGCCGCAGCAACCGAAGGCTATCTGTTCGGCATACCCGCCATTGCCTTCTCGTTGGTCCAGAAGGGCTGGGAACACCTCGATAGCGCTGCCAGGGTGGCGCGCAAGATTGCCGAACAGCACATGCGCAGCCCTTTGCCCGACTTTACACTGCTGAATGTCAACATTCCCGCCGTGCCCTTCGAGGCCATACAGGAAATGCGCGTTACCCGCCTGGGCAAGCGGCATCCGTCCGAACCAGTGGTAAAAAGTCACACTCCTTACGGAGATCCGGTCTACTGGATCGGCCCAGTCGGCGGGGTGTCCGACTCTGCCGACGATACCGATTTCGGCGCCATCGAGCAGCAGGCTGTGTCGATGACACCACTGCGTTTTGATCTGACGCACTACGAGCAATTGAGACAAATCCGTGACTGGGCGGAGCCGCTATGCGCAAACCCGTAGTGCCTTCACCCTTTGCCACGGGCAGCACCAACCGATTCGGCCGTTCGAGTTTCGGTGGCGGCGTTTCGGCAAGCAACAGCAATACGCGTGTTCTTCTGCACGGCAAAGCGCCGGCCAGTGTGCCGGCGGCACGCTCCACTACGTCAACAACTGTCAATTTGGGTTTGAACTCCGAGCGGTCGCGTGGCATGATGATAGCCCGCCTACGCAAGCAGGGTATACAGGACGAGCGTGTGCTGGCTGCCATGATGGCTGTGCCAAGGCATTTGTTTGTAGACGAAGGGCTTGCCAGCCGCGCCTACGAAGATGCCGCCCTGCCCATAGGCTATAGCCAAACCATCTCGCAACCCTGGGTCGTGGCACGCATGATTTCAGCCATGTGCGAAAATCGCGTTCCGGTTAAAGTACTGGAAGTCGGTGCTGGTTGCGGCTATCAGTCTGCGGTGCTGGCCCAGTTCATTAAAGAAGTACATGCGATCGAACGGATCCGCGGCCTTTACGATGTGGCTCGCGAACGGCTTCGAAGCTTGAAACTTATTGCCCGTGTCCGCCTTGGGTTTGGCGATGGCATGGCAGGTTTACCCGGTATAGCGCCTTTCGATGGCATCATCGTTGCCGCGGCCGGCATTAAAATACCCCAGGCGTTGCTGGAACAGCTAGCGATTGGGGGCCGTTTAATTGCCCCGGAAGGGACGACTGCGCAACGCCTGATTCTTATCGAGCGCACGGGCGCCGCCACGTGGCGCCGCGAAGAGCTCGAATCGGTGCGCTTCGTTCCACTAAGGCCGGGAACACAGCTTTAAGGAGAGCCTTATGCATGCAGGGACGTTTCAGTCTATTGCCTCGCAGACACAGAAGAAGCCTACACGTACATCTCGTTATCTGATGTTGGCGGCCGTTGCAGCAACAGTCGTGCTGGCCGGATGCGCGTCACGCACCACCCAGGCTCCCGTAACCGATATGTCGGGCGGCGTTGCAGCGCCTGTGGGCGGGGCTACCTATGTGGTCAAAGCGGGTGATACGCTGTACAAAATCGCCCAGGCCCAAAACATGAATGTTGCAGAGATTTCCCGGCTCAACAACATTACCGATCCCAGCCAGTTGCGCATAGGGCAGGTCTTGCGTTTGAACAGCAGCGTACCCGCCCCGGCGGGTTCGGGTACCGGAACGGCCACACCAATACCCGTAACACCGGTAGAGCCCGTACAGCCCACCGCAACAGCGCGCGCCAGCGATGCCGCCGTGGTCAGCTGGGCCTGGCCTGCTCCCGGCAAAATCATCCAGAGCTTCAACGCCAATACCAAAGGCATAGATATCGAAGGCATGGCCGGAGACCCGGTGCACGCCGCCGCCGATGGCAAGGTCATGTATGCCGGCAATGGTGTACGAGGCCTGGGCAACCTGATATTGCTGGGTCATGGAAATGGCTTTATTACCGCTTACGCGCATAACCAGTCTCTCTTGGTCAAGACCGGCCAGGAAATCAAGAAGGGCGCAAAAATTGCCGCCATTGGGCAAACCGACACCACGTCGCCACGCCTGCACTTTGAAATCCGCCGCAAGGGCACACCGGTCAACCCCTTGTCATACTTGCCGGCCCGATGACACCCACGCTGGTCTTCGACCTTGAAACCATACCTGATGCCTGCGGCTTGCGGCGTCTGAATCCGCAGTGGGATGCGGGAATGACTGATGTCCAGGTCATCGAGGCCGCACTTGAAGCCAGGCGCGAATCGCATGGCAATGATTTTCTGCCGCTGCATCTGCATCAGGTCGCGGTCATAGGCTGTGTATTTCGCGACGACAACGGTTTCCGCGTCAAAACGCTGGGCGCCGCCGATGATCCTGAAGCCACGCTGCTTTCGGGTTTCTTCAAGACGATCGAGCACTACACGCCCAGGCTGGTCAGCTGGAATGGTTCAGGCTTTGACTTGCCCGTGCTGCATTATCGCAGCCTGATCCATGGTGTGCAGGCGCCGCGTTATTGGGACACGGGCGAAGACGACCGCGATTTCAAATACAACAACTACATTAGCCGTTATCACAACCGCCATATCGACTTGATGGATTTGCTGGCCAAATACAATGGCCGTGCCAATGCGCCGCTGGATGATCTGGCCAAGCTTTGCGGTTTTCCGGGCAAGCTGGGCATGGACGGCAGTCAGGTCTGGAAGGCCTGGTCCAACGGTCAGGCCGACGAGGTCCGCGCATATTGCGAAACCGATGTCGTCAACACCTGGCTGGTTTATTGCCGCTTCCGTTTCATGAAAGGCGAACTGGACCGCCTTGCCTACGACGCCGAAGTGCAGCTCGTGCGCGATACCCTGCTGGCCAGCGATGCGCCGCACTGGAAGGAATACATGGCCACCTGGGATGCAGATTAGCGCCTATCAATAGGGTCCAGCCCACCTTACCGGCATGAAACCGTCTGAAAGACTCTCGTTTTTTCTGAAACACGGTAGAAATTGATTCGACAGCACAATGAAGCTTCCTACAGACCAAAAGGAATCTTCATGAAAAAAACATTCGCCTACACCGCCAAGATCGCTGCCCTGACTGCTGCCATGGCTTTGGGCGGCGCCGCCTATGCGGCGACCGGCACGCCAGCGGCTACGTCGGCGGACGCCGTCCAGGCATCTGCCTCGACCAGTGCGGAGCATGCCGGAAAGCACATGCACAAAAAAGGTTCGCATCACCATAGGCATGGTCATCGCCATCTGCGTGACGCAGCCATGTGGGTGCCTGGCTACGGTCCCTTGAATAAAGAATTCGTCGACACACTGGCGCTCAATGAAGATCAGCTCAAACTGGTCGAGGCGGCCAAGGCTGAACAGAAGGCGGGGCGCAGCGAACGGCGCGAGGCCATGAAACTGGCGCACCAAGCCAGGCTGGAACAGCTCAAGAGCGGAAAACTCGATCCGGAAGCCGCGCTCAAGCAGAAGGACGAGGGTATGCAGAAGGCGAGCGATGCACGCCGCAAGGCAGACGACAAATGGCTGGCCGTATGGGATGAGCTGGACGATGGCCAGCAACAGAAGGTAGCCGCCCACTTCAATGAGCGTGCCCAGAAGTTCGCCAAGCGTGCTGAAGAACGTAAGACAGATAAAGCAAAGCCCGCTATTGAACAGGCTTCTTCCTAAGCTGTAGGTACAGCCGGATCGATCCGGCTGTACTTGGCAATATCGTCCTGATGAGCCGGTCAATGGCCGGCTCGATTTGTTTGTGCATCCCTTTATCGCCAGAGAATGTAAAATCCGGGCTTAACGCTTTAGGTATCCGGATAATGACACTAGAAGTACTAGAAATTGAATCACTCGACCTTGAAGCGCGTGGCGTGGCCCACCGCGACGGCAAGGTCGTTTTTGTGGAAGGGGCTTTGCCGGGTGAGCGTGTTCTGGCCCGCATTGCCCGGCGCAAGCCTTCGTTTGATACCGCCAGGACTGAGCAGATACTGAAGTCGTCCTCGCAGCGTGTCGCGCCGCCCTGTCCGTATTTCGGGGTATGCGGAGGGTGCGCCATGCAGCACCTGGAACCGGCTGCGCAGGTGGCCGTCAAGCAGCGTGTACTGGAAGACGCTTTGGCCCATATCGGCAAGGTAAGCCCTGGCAGGGTATTGCCACCGCTGCATGGGCCCACTTTCGGCTATCGCTATCGTGCACGGCTGTCGGTGCGGGTGGTCAGGAAAAAGGGCGGGGTGCTGGTCGGCTTTCGTGAGCGTCGAGGCAGCTATGTGGCCGACATGACCAGCTGTCTTGTGCTGCCGCCACAGGTATCGAATTTATTGCCGCTATTGCGCGAGCTGGTGGGTTCGCTGTCGCAGCCCGATCGCATTCCCCAGATAGAGGTGGCTGTAGGCGATCAGGTCATGGCGCTGTTGCTGCGCCACATGGAAGCGTTGACGCCGGCCGATATTGCCTTGTTGCGTGATTTTGGCGAACGGCACAATGTTAGCTGGTGGCTGCAGCCCAAGGGGCCTGAAACCGTGCATCTGCTTGATGCAAGCGATGCAGACCGTCTGGCTTACACTTTGCCAGAATTCGGCTTGCGCATGCCTTACCGGCCTACCGATTTCACCCAGGTCAATCACGCCATCAATCGGGCGCTCATTTCAAAAGCCTTGAATTTGCTGAATGTGCAAGCGGGCGATCGTGTTGCCGACTTGTTTTGCGGCCTGGGCAATTTCACTTTGCCGCTGGCCACTCGGGCTGCTGCCGTGGTGGGGATCGAAGGCAGTGCAGCCCTGACGGAACGCGCGCTTGATGCCGCACGCCAGCACGGGCTGGATGCCAAGACAGCGTTTTCGACCTTGAACTTGTTCGAGGTCGACGTGCAATGGCTGCGGGATCTCGGGCGATTCGATCGCATGCTGATCGATCCGCCCAGGGAAGGGGCCGAGGCCGTGGCCCGGGCCCTGTCGGCGTTGACGCCCGCCGAGCGGCCTCAACGCATCGTGTATGTATCCTGCAGTCCAGCCACCCTGGCACGCGATGCCGGCATACTGGTGCACGAGGGCGGTTATCGATTGGAAAGCGCGGGCGCCATCAATATGTTCCCGCATACCGGGCACGTTGAGTCTATTGCTGTGTTTGAAGCGCCAGGCATTGACGGCGCAGTTGCTCGATCAGATGCCTGAAAAAACCTTCGTGAACCTTTAGTGCCGCTTGCAGGCCTTCATCGATGATGTGCAGCTGTTCTTTATGGCGCCCAAGAAAGCCATAAGCTTCAGCCTGTGCGTGGATGAACATGACGGCCACGCCAGGCATGATCTGCTTCACGCCCTGGACGCAATCCTTCAACTTGATCAAGCCCTCTTCGTTGCCGTCATAGGCCTGTTTCCAGCCCAGCAGCATGTCGCCGATTCCGCGCCATAACACCAATTGATGGAAATTGGCGGAATGCCGGACTTGCTGCGCCAGCCTGGCTGTAGTTTCTGCGTTGCCCAGAAAGCGATGCAGCATGGCGGCAAATGCCAACGCAAAACAAAGGGTGTCAGGGGAGTCGTGTAATTGCGCCAACTCTACCGATTGGCGGCTGACCGCCAGCGCGTCGCTGATCCGGTTCATCCGCCAATATGCCCAGGAAAGATGTGCAAGACTGGTGACTCGTGGATCAAGCCCTTCGACGGTGCTGCCTGCCGCGTCCAAGGGATGCGCCATAGCGGCTTGGGCATAGCGGCAGGCGTCATCGAGCTGATTGCGCCACAGGCTGATGTTGGTGGCGGCTGAGTAGGCCTGTACAAGCAGATTGTCGTTACCGCTTTTGCGAGCCAGTTGCAGCAACTGCCGGGTAATGTTCCATGATTGTTTGAAGCTGGACCCGGGGCGTGAACTGGACACCATCCATTGTCCCCACAGGACTTCAAATCGCTGCCTGTGTGAAACGCTGGCATTGTCCAGTACCAGGGCACGATCATAGACAGCTGCGGCATCTGCAGAGCCGTAGCCGCGCAATAACAGCATGCCTTGACCCAGCGAAACCAGAAACTCGCGCTCGAGCGTATCGCGTTCGTGATCCTGGGGCAGCTTCATGACAAGATCGAGTCCGGTTTGCAAGTAGCCGCAGGCTTCGGCGTTGGCCGACACACGCAAGGCCTTGCGGCCTGCGGCCAGCCACCAGGGCAGGGCCGCAGGGATATCGCCCGCGGCCGTGTAATGACGCGCGATTTCACCAGGCTGCTGGGCGGTTCGGTGAGCATAATGCGTAGCAAGCACGACAGCCACTTGCTGATGGGCTTCTTGCATGTCGGCATGCACTTGAGATGCGTAGGCCGCCTCCTGGATGAGCGCGTGATGGAATTGGTAGATGGCATGCTGAGGCTCGACCAAGGATATAAGGCGCGCCTCGGTCAGTTGATGCAGGATGGCCGCCAGTTTTTTATCGTCCAGCGTGCTGACGCGTTGCAACAGATCGCGCTCGAACTTGCGGCCAATGGTGGCGGCAAACTGTAAAAGACGGCGGGCATGCGGCACGGCATCCAGGCGGATCCGAAGCAGATAGTGCAGGGTGGCTGGTATATCGTCGTGGCCGGATGTTGAAGGCAACAGCGCCATTTCTTCAGCATATAAGGGTATGCCGTCTGCCCGCTGAACGATGTGCTCTATGGACTGCTTCGATAATGTTTTGCTGGCGGCGGCCTGGGCCAGTCGCGCGATGTGCTGCCCTTTCAAGGGATTGAGTTCGAGCACTGAACCGGTTTTCAGCCAGGAAGGCCTGAATTCACTACGGGCCGTGACCAGAGTAAAGAGCGCGACTGGATCTTTTCGATGTACAAGCCGATCCAGTAAGTCGAGACTGGTGGTGTCTAGCCATTGTGCGTCTTCGATGATCAGCAGCAATGCTCTGCGACTTGCTATGCTGTCCAGCAGGGTAAGCAGCATATCCAGGGTTTGCTGTTTGCGCTGGCGTGGTGGCAGCACTGACGCCTGGGGTGGCGCAATGGAAAGCATGGCCATCAGGATAGGGTAGGCTTGTGACGCGATGGCAGGGTGGTGATGAGCCAGGCGCCGGCCCAGTTTTTCGCGACGATCGGCAACGGTATCGTCCCCAGCGAATCCCAATGTTGCTTCAAACATGGAAATAATGGGATGGAACGGTGTGTGCTGATGTTCCGGATAGCAATGAAGATGGCGTATGACCGAGTTCGCTGGAATTGCCTGGTCGCGCAGCGCGCGCGCGAGGCGCGTTTTCCCCAGGCCCGCTTCGCCTCGCAGCACCAGAAACTGTGGTTGGCCGGACAAGGCAAGCTGCCACAGCCGTTTCAGGCGCTGAAGCTCGGATCTTCTTCCGATCAGTCCAGAGTGCGGCTGCGTTGCATCGTGGTCACCGCCCGGCGCCTCGCCGAGCAGTTTGTAAACAGGCATCTGGCTGCCGCCTGATTCGATATCATGGTCTTTGATATGCAGCGGCTTAAGGGTCTGAAGGCGGAATCGTCCATGCAGCAGGCGCCGGGTAGTGTCGCTGACGACGATGCCGCCTCGTTGCATGCGCCGACACAGTTGCCAGGCAAAGGCGGAAACGTTGCCGATGATGTCCGGAAGGGCGGGATCGAAGCCGGTGACGATGATCCCGGTGTGTATGCCGGCCCGAAACTGATAGTGCGGCGCCAGACACGCCTGAAGTTCAAGGGCCGCCCGCACCGCTTGCGGACCGGCATGTTCAGATGCTTCGGGGTAACCCACGTAGGCATAGATATAACCGCCTTGCCCCAGTGCAATATGGCCTGCATGGCGACGCAGCACCGATGCACAGACCGAGCGAGGCGCGGCCAGTTGCTCCAGCCCGGCGCCGCTGGCGTTGGGCTGTAATCCCACATGGCAGCACAAAATAGTGACCTGCCTGCGTCCCGTTTCGGTCAAAGGCATGGCCTGC includes:
- a CDS encoding YigZ family protein, with the protein product MPSTLSSLATYQEDIKKSRFIALADKVDSPAQALDFFAAHSVADATHNCWAYRIGDEYRFNDDGEPGGTAGRPMLQAIDGQQCDRVAVLVVRWFGGVKLGPGGLIRAYGGVAAQCLRLAQKVELVDEAQVECRCSFADMAIVQSRLAAHGARVARETFDAEGVSWLLILPRVNETAMAEQFTNLTRGQGQWRLADKDSGD
- the trxA gene encoding thioredoxin encodes the protein MSTIDLNKDTFQTSILDSKPLIVDFWAPWCGPCRNFAPVFEEASEQHEDVVFAKVNTEEEQELAAGLKIRSIPTLMVFREQVLLFSQAGALSPAQLQELIEQVKEVDMEKVHAEIAAQQNGSEQDS
- a CDS encoding NCS2 family permease, whose product is MLERFFQLREHGTTVRTEILAGVTTFLTMSYIIFVNPEILSSTGMDKSAVFVATCLAAAIGTLIMSLVANWPIGMAPGMGLNAFFAFTVVGSLGYSWQQALGAVFISGIIFVLITVTGVRSWLIQGIPRSLRSAIAAGIGLFLAIIALGNAGIVVAHPATKVALGDLTAPPALLALLGFFIIAALDALKVRGAILIGILAVTVLSMLTGQSGFNGIFSAPPSLAPTFFQLDIMGALHTGFVHVILVLVLVEVFDATGTMIGVASRAGLIEPGKPNRLGRALLADSSAIVAGSFLGTSSTTAYVESASGVQAGGRTGLTALTVAVLFLLSLFLAPLAGSVPAYATAPALLYVAGLMLREITQIDWDDMTEATPAALTAIVMPFTYSIANGLAFGFISYVVLKAVTGRFRDIHAATLLVAVLFIIKYGFFPE
- the tsaD gene encoding tRNA (adenosine(37)-N6)-threonylcarbamoyltransferase complex transferase subunit TsaD, with product MIIIGFESSCDETGVALACTENGLLAHALHSQIAMHREYGGVVPELASRDHIRRILPLTRQVLEQAGMTMADIEAVAYTAGPGLAGALLVGASVAQSFAWARGLPAIPIHHLEGHLLSPLLADPAPDFPFVALLVSGGHTQLMRVDGVGAYELLGETLDDAAGEAFDKTAKLMGLGYPGGPALSKLAEQGDASAFDLPRPMLHSGDLDFSFSGLKTAVLTRLKAMKKKAGALSAQQRADLAASTEAAIVDVLARKSIKAMKQTGLKRLVVAGGVGANRHLRAQLLKAMERLNGQVFFPPLDLCTDNGAMIAYAGALRIKAGLAALDDSSHAFTVKPRWDLQDVCESTVRAPAEG
- the plsY gene encoding glycerol-3-phosphate 1-O-acyltransferase PlsY, with product MTAATSILIIIGMMIGAYLLGSVSFAVVVSRIMGLADPRSFGSKNPGATNVLRTGNKTAAALTLLGDAAKGWLAVFIAAYVAQRFGIGSVLVAGCAIAAFLGHVFPIFLKFKGGKGVATALGVLLAINPWLALATAGTWLILAYVTRYSSLSSILSAIFAPLYYLLGGNVAWRLDTAIALAIVTISVVLLFRHSANISRLMMGKESRIGGKK
- the surE gene encoding 5'/3'-nucleotidase SurE, with the protein product MHILVSNDDGYTAPGLEALVQSLKGLGDLTVVAPETNCSGASNSLTLNRPLSVRQANNGFYYVNGTPSDCVHIALTGLLDFRPDLVVSGINNGANMGEDTLYSGTVAAATEGYLFGIPAIAFSLVQKGWEHLDSAARVARKIAEQHMRSPLPDFTLLNVNIPAVPFEAIQEMRVTRLGKRHPSEPVVKSHTPYGDPVYWIGPVGGVSDSADDTDFGAIEQQAVSMTPLRFDLTHYEQLRQIRDWAEPLCANP
- a CDS encoding protein-L-isoaspartate(D-aspartate) O-methyltransferase → MRKPVVPSPFATGSTNRFGRSSFGGGVSASNSNTRVLLHGKAPASVPAARSTTSTTVNLGLNSERSRGMMIARLRKQGIQDERVLAAMMAVPRHLFVDEGLASRAYEDAALPIGYSQTISQPWVVARMISAMCENRVPVKVLEVGAGCGYQSAVLAQFIKEVHAIERIRGLYDVARERLRSLKLIARVRLGFGDGMAGLPGIAPFDGIIVAAAGIKIPQALLEQLAIGGRLIAPEGTTAQRLILIERTGAATWRREELESVRFVPLRPGTQL
- a CDS encoding peptidoglycan DD-metalloendopeptidase family protein is translated as MHAGTFQSIASQTQKKPTRTSRYLMLAAVAATVVLAGCASRTTQAPVTDMSGGVAAPVGGATYVVKAGDTLYKIAQAQNMNVAEISRLNNITDPSQLRIGQVLRLNSSVPAPAGSGTGTATPIPVTPVEPVQPTATARASDAAVVSWAWPAPGKIIQSFNANTKGIDIEGMAGDPVHAAADGKVMYAGNGVRGLGNLILLGHGNGFITAYAHNQSLLVKTGQEIKKGAKIAAIGQTDTTSPRLHFEIRRKGTPVNPLSYLPAR
- a CDS encoding 3'-5' exonuclease, with the protein product MTPTLVFDLETIPDACGLRRLNPQWDAGMTDVQVIEAALEARRESHGNDFLPLHLHQVAVIGCVFRDDNGFRVKTLGAADDPEATLLSGFFKTIEHYTPRLVSWNGSGFDLPVLHYRSLIHGVQAPRYWDTGEDDRDFKYNNYISRYHNRHIDLMDLLAKYNGRANAPLDDLAKLCGFPGKLGMDGSQVWKAWSNGQADEVRAYCETDVVNTWLVYCRFRFMKGELDRLAYDAEVQLVRDTLLASDAPHWKEYMATWDAD
- the rlmD gene encoding 23S rRNA (uracil(1939)-C(5))-methyltransferase RlmD, yielding MCLCIPLSPENVKSGLNALGIRIMTLEVLEIESLDLEARGVAHRDGKVVFVEGALPGERVLARIARRKPSFDTARTEQILKSSSQRVAPPCPYFGVCGGCAMQHLEPAAQVAVKQRVLEDALAHIGKVSPGRVLPPLHGPTFGYRYRARLSVRVVRKKGGVLVGFRERRGSYVADMTSCLVLPPQVSNLLPLLRELVGSLSQPDRIPQIEVAVGDQVMALLLRHMEALTPADIALLRDFGERHNVSWWLQPKGPETVHLLDASDADRLAYTLPEFGLRMPYRPTDFTQVNHAINRALISKALNLLNVQAGDRVADLFCGLGNFTLPLATRAAAVVGIEGSAALTERALDAARQHGLDAKTAFSTLNLFEVDVQWLRDLGRFDRMLIDPPREGAEAVARALSALTPAERPQRIVYVSCSPATLARDAGILVHEGGYRLESAGAINMFPHTGHVESIAVFEAPGIDGAVARSDA